The following proteins come from a genomic window of Populus nigra chromosome 6, ddPopNigr1.1, whole genome shotgun sequence:
- the LOC133695691 gene encoding protein TIME FOR COFFEE-like — translation MDRNREARRVGMAASNGLSRRRHRSSSLRDSPEDDGPVELQETTKLRDRKKDRDRDRDRDRDRDRDRDRDREKDRDRDRISGRSKRRRGERLMHGSNREDGERDETSDEESVNDDEDEDDDDAVGVAGSSMRMLPPNPSSLSSSSMSNHHHRKSFPPQTKVFRAAPTMANTTAAVTPWKAPDEMIGVSVPRKARSASTKRSHECWTSSGGVGSEQIHRQASISPVRSSGPAMLASASPAAPVSPPSSSNASVKKKMKPNGPKQRPPKSSSKSTSAQDEIEFEIAEVLYGLLRQPQGATKQEIMGNDSIKFDFREANHNKTTSDAKSRVSSPISNSQSTVPQSSSIPPSNSSSSAAPMSAIAPKRKRPRPVKYDDEHPTNFPARNSSILSIAKVDVDQPAIIDSSPNLENSGSAAENGGASHDLLANQAAPAMTEAQLQEAVKLENHPISDSKPTTEESECRDLGGLIEETRSPKKESTPSLRLGDDCESLTANKANLMVSEIDSQREEKFQIDLMAPPPSRSSPERDSEIDFVAVDPKSMVTYGETEKKPVMVKEDEKALKVVKEDINVEPVEKKTKVIGEQVESQKPIVNKERNIDLQLDPGKADRDSATVTISRNNLLQHVRQQQQPNTEKIAQSSSLPLPMSMTGWPGGLPHMGYMAPLQGVVSMDGSTVSSAAIQPPHLIFSQPRPKRCATHCYIARNIHCYQQFTRMNPFWPPAAGSALQYGAKACNMNVVPSADLHAGRGVNSAQEKGQSLAIFPGPCGKEKNSQGANIAEAAQRKQILLQQALPPGAASNIMHGPTFIFPLNQQQAAAAAAAAAAASVRPGSVKSPPAAGSVASSSASSSASMSSTASAIAGPTPMSFNYPNLPGNETQYLAIMQNGAFPIPIPAHVGAAAAYRGTHPQAMPLFNGSFYSSQMLHPSQLQQQQPSTQTQQSQQGHQNPSITSGSSSSQKHLQNQQQRLHGSGAGGDGGNLQGFPGPKNQLPHSLPNQQRQQMQNQNVSHQARQLESEFGGEDSPSTADSQVSRPNMSHYGQNLMPIHPANFALMNPTSMGGAHSASGNTSEKKPQQPQTQISKAGAEPSTSQAFAMSFTSINGTTASPGLDISSIAHNHALLPEAARHGYHVIAAAQAAQQKKNYRVSEEGKTGGNDISNVEEERKAIAGVKAPLTAGQSIVFSRADLTDSPISTMPVNNVIDSSARTLNLGTTPARTSGSVMSATISGANAPSIQQQMQRNQQQQQQQILQLQKQQQQFVAAASSRSKTPATSNGSAYPDHISSSSAMATKFPNALSAFPQNFVQNSSSPAQSPQWKNSVRTTTSQVPSPSLTPASPTLKNLPQQQGRTQGGHTQISFAANQKPSASPQGQPNPSSNQSPSPPMMVGSPTTSISKSAGGSPRTSASTVNKGGQSSTLSSQQSNSASVPVQKSSPVGGRNVPSILGHPHNTSSSNSGTKPQMSHQQPLSKHAFHQAPLMYTNASYMQAQAQHAASSTNTTPAGGGFYLQRHRSDQQQQLQGTSATSSTGMLSLCPPVTLAFTSSTDPAKAAANNMKGGGLPSQGLIHSQFAAAHPAGKPHQILPAGFAYVHSVPTVVQVKPAEKKQPAGE, via the exons ATGGATAGAAATAGAGAAGCAAGAAGAGTGGGTATGGCAGCTAGTAATGGTTTGTCTAGAAGAAGACACAGAAGTAGCAGCCTAAGAGACTCTCCAG AAGATGATGGACCGGTGGAGTTGCAAGAAACAACGAAGCTGCGAGATCGAAAAAAGGATCGAGATCGAGATCGGGATCGGGATAGAGACAGGGACCGGGACCGGGACCGGGACCGTGAGAAAGACCGAGATAGAGATCGGATTAGCGGCAGGAGTAAGAGGAGGAGAGGGGAGAGACTGATGCACGGGAGCAATAGGGAAGATGGAGAGCGAGACGAGACCTCAGACGAAGAGAGCGTTAATGATGACGAAGATGAAGATGACGATGATGCGGTTGGTGTTGCAGGAAGTTCCATGAGGATGCTCCCACCGAACCcttcttctttatcttcttcttctatgtCTAATCATCATCATAGGAAGAGCTTTCCGCCGCAGACAAAAGTTTTTAGAGCCGCGCCCACGATGGCGAATACCACTGCTGCAGTTACACCGTGGAAGGCTCCTGATGAGATGATTGGTGTGTCGGTTCCTAGAAAAGCTCGGTCAG CATCTACAAAGAGGTCACATGAATGCTGGACTTCAAGTGGTGGAGTTGGTAGTGAGCAAATTCACCGTCAAGCTTCAATATCTCCGGTAAGATCGAGTGGACCAGCTATGTTAGCTTCAGCTTCTCCGGCGGCTCCTGTCTCTCCTCCATCATCTTCCAATGCTTCAGTGAAAAAGAAGATG AAACCTAATGGACCGAAACAGAGACCTCCTAAATCTTCTTCAAAATCTACTTCGGCACAAGATGAGATTGAGTTTGAGATCGCTGAGGTGTTATATGGGTTGCTGAGGCAACCTCAAGGAGCTACAAAGCAAGAAATCATGGGAAATGATTCGATCAAGTTTGATTTCAGAGAAGCGAACCACAATAAAACTACTAGTGATGCTAAATCCAGAGTTTCCTCACCGATCTCCAACTCACAGTCCACTGTTCCTCAGTCATCTTCTATCCCACCATCTAATTCTAGTTCTTCTGCTGCTCCCATGTCTGCAATTG CACCTAAGAGGAAAAGACCGCGGCCAGTCAAGTATGATGACGAGCATCCCACAAACTTTCCAGCTCGTAATAGTTCCATTTTGTCAATAGCCAAGGTTGACGTTGATCAGCCTGCAATAATTGATTCTTCTCCTAATTTAGAGAACTCGGGATCTGCAGCGGAAAATGGTGGAGCTTCACATGATTTATTGGCTAATCAAGCTGCTCCCGCAATGACAGAGGCGCAGCTGCAGGAGGCGGTTAAGCTGGAGAATCATCCGATATCAGATTCTAAGCCCACGACTGAAGAATCAGAATGTAGAGATTTGGGTGGACTGATAGAAGAAACTCGGTCTCCGAAGAAGGAATCTACTCCTAGTCTTAGATTGGGTGATGATTGCGAGAGTTTGACAGCAAATAAAGC GAATTTGATGGTCTCTGAGATTGATAGTCAGCGAGAAGAGAAGTTCCAGATAGATCTGATG GCTCCTCCTCCATCAAGGTCATCTCCAGAAAGGGACAGTGAGATTGATTTTGTGGCCGTAGATCCTAAATCTATGGTCACATATGGGGAAACG GAAAAGAAGCCTGTGATGGTCAAAGAAGATGAGAAAGCATTGAAAGTTGTAAAGGAAGATATAAATGTGGAACCTGTAGAGAAAAAGACAAAAGTTATTGGTGAACAAGTTGAATCCCAGAAGCCAATTGTTAATAAAGAGAGGAATATTGATCTCCAGCTTGATCCAGGGAAGGCTGATAGAGATAGCGCCACTGTTACTATAAGTAGAAATAATCTGCTTCAGCATGtgcggcagcagcagcaacccAACACAGagaaaattg CGCAATCCAGTTCTTTACCTTTGCCAATGTCTATGACTGGCTGGCCCGGTGGGCTTCCTCACATGGG ATATATGGCACCTCTACAAGGAGTTGTATCCATGGATGGAAGCACTGTGTCTTCTGCAGCCATACAG CCtccacatttaatttttagccAACCACGGCCAAAAAGGTGTGCAACACATTGCTACATTGCAAGGAATATTCATTGTTACCAGCAATTTACAAGGATGAATCCTTTCTGGCCACCAGCTGCTGGTTCTGCTTTACAATATGGGGCTAAAGCGTGCAATATGAATGTGGTGCCATCCGCTGATTTGCATGCAGGTAGAGGTGTGAATTCTGCGCAAGAAAAGGGACAGAGTCTTGCCATTTTTCCCGGTCCCTGTGGGAAGGAGAAGAATTCTCAAGGTGCCAACATTGCAGAAGCTGCACAGAGAAAGCAGATTTTGCTCCAGCAAGCCCTGCCGCCAGGTGCTGCTAGTAATATCATG CATGGACCCACTTTCATCTTCCCATTGAATCAACAacaagctgctgctgctgctgcagcagcagcagcagcttctgTCCGACCTGGAAGTGTGAAGTCTCCTCCTGCTGCAGGCAGTGTAGCCTCTTCAAGTGCCTCAAGTTCTGCTTCAATGAGTTCCACAGCATCAGCTATAGCTGGTCCTACACCAATGAGCTTCAACTACCCGAATCTCCCAGGCAATGAAACCCAATACTTGGCAATTATGCAGAATGGAGCGTTCCCGATTCCCATACCTGCTCATGTTGGGGCCGCAGCAGCTTATAGAGGAACCCATCCTCAGGCAATGCCTTTGTTTAATGGATCGTTTTATTCTTCTCAAATGCTCCATCCTTCACAgcttcagcagcagcagccatcCACCCAGACACAACAAAGCCAACAAGGCCATCAAAATCCGAGCATTACCAGTGGTTCCTCATCATCCCAGAAGCATTTGCAGAATCAGCAGCAGAGATTGCATGGCAGTGGAGCTGGTGGAGATGGTGGAAATCTGCAAGGTTTTCCTGGCCCTAAAAACCAGCTGCCCCATTCCCTGCCAAACCAGCAACGGCAGCAGATGCAAAATCAGAATGTTTCTCACCAAGCTCGTCAACTCGAGAGTGAATTTGGTGGTGAAGACAGCCCTTCAACTGCTGACAGTCAAGTCTCCCGTCCAAATATGAGTCATTATGGCCAGAATTTAATGCCAATACATCCAGCGAACTTTGCTTTGATGAATCCCACATCGATGGGTGGTGCCCATAGTGCAAGTGGCAATACTAGTGAAAAGAAACCCCAGCAACCACAAACACAGATCTCTAAGGCTGGGGCTGAACCTTCAACCTCTCAGGCTTTTGCCATGTCATTTACTTCCATCAATGGAACCACTGCTTCCCCGGGACTTGATATTTCATCAATTGCACATAATCATGCTCTTCTCCCAGAGGCAGCAAGGCATGGATATCACGTAATTGCTGCTGCCCAAGCAGCACAGCAGAAGAAGAATTACCGTGTTTCTGAAGAAGGGAAAACTGGAGGAAATGACATTTCTAATGTGGAAGAAGAGAGGAAGGCCATTGCAGGAGTAAAGGCTCCATTAACTGCCGGGCAGTCAATTGTGTTCTCTCGGGCAGATTTAACAGACTCCCCCATTTCAACAATGCCAGTCAACAATGTCATTGATAGCTCAGCCCGAACTCTTAACCTTGGGACTACTCCTGCTCGGACCTCTGGCTCTGTTATGTCAGCTACTATCAGTGGTGCAAATGCACCAAGTATACAGCAGCAGATGCAGCGgaatcagcagcagcagcagcagcaaattCTTCAGCTTCagaagcagcagcaacaatttGTGGCTGCAGCTTCCTCTCGTAGTAAAACCCCAGCAACTAGCAATGGAAGTGCTTATCCCGATcatatttcatcatcatcagccATGGCCACCAAGTTCCCTAATGCACTTTCTGCTTTTCCTCAAAATTTTGTTCAAAACAGCAGTAGCCCTGCTCAATCACCCCAGTGGAAAAATTCCGTGAGGACCACCACCTCTCAAGTTCCTTCTCCATCTCTAACCCCAGCTTCACCAACCCTCAAAAATCTTCCCCAACAACAAGGCCGAACACAAGGAGGTCACACACAGATATCTTTTGCGGCTAACCAAAAACCATCTGCTTCGCCACAAGGGCAACCAAATCCCAGCAGTAACCAATCCCCATCTCCTCCGATGATGGTTGGTTCTCCCACAACATCAATTTCTAAGAGTGCAGGTGGAAGTCCGAGGACATCCGCTTCCACGGTTAACAAAGGTGGTCAATCTTCTACGTTATCATCTCAACAATCCAACTCTGCATCAGTACCTGTGCAAAAATCGTCTCCAGTTGGGGGAAGAAATGTTCCATCAATCCTTGGTCATCCTCACAACACCTCTTCATCTAACTCTGGTACAAAGCCTCAAATGTCACATCAACAGCCGCTATCAAAGCATGCATTCCATCAGGCTCCGCTAATGTACACTAATGCTTCTTATATGCAAGCCCAAGCTCAACATGCGGCAAGTTCAACAAATACTACACCAGCGGGTGGTGGGTTTTATCTCCAAAGACACCGTAGTGATCAGCAGCAGCAATTACAAGGCACTTCAGCTACCTCCTCTACAGGGATGTTGTCATTATGTCCTCCAGTCACACTTGCCTTTACCAGCAGTACTGATCCTGCAAAGGCAGCTGCTAACAATATGAAAGGAGGTGGCTTACCTTCACAGGGTCTTATCCATTCCCAATTTGCTGCTGCACATCCCGCTGGAAAGCCGCATCAGATTTTACCTGCTGGCTTCGCTTATGTCCATTCTGTTCCCACTGTGGTTCAGGTGAAACCGGCAGAGAAGAAACAACCTGCTGGCGAATAG
- the LOC133697586 gene encoding vacuole membrane protein KMS1-like, protein MVMGSDKEAKASSSQNMDMSIAGLHERHQQELENLTMTGQPFKTLKFFVLAMVQYCKRSVFYLLAKGGWLMLLSTVVAAVGIVLVTIDGPHEKHVEELSNYLRFGLWWIALGVASSIGLGSGLHTFVLYLGPHIALFTIKAMQCGRVDLKSAPYDTIQLKRVPSWLGKDCKEFGDPMFPFSHGLRVPIISILFQVQIEAILWGVGTALGELPPYFISRAARISGSKLEAMEELDASLDENSGIIATRLTAIKHWLLTHSQHLNFFTILVLASVPNPLFDLAGIMCGQFGVPFWKFFAATLIGKAIVKTHIQTIFIISVCNNQLLNWIENELIWVLSLIPGFAPALPHLTAKLHAMKEKYMAPAPPASSDMKVKNWDFSFAGMWNTVVWLMLLNFFFKIVNSTAQSYLKKQQEKEIAALTNSASALTHSD, encoded by the exons ATGGTAATGGGGTCTGACAAAGAAGCAAAGGCCTCCTCTTCTCAAAACATGGACATGTCTATCGCAG GTCTTCACGAAAGGCATCAGCAGGAACTCGAGAATTTGACGATGACTGGACAACCCTTCAAAACAttgaagttttttgttttggctATGGTTCAATACTGTAAGAGATCAGTATTCTACCTTTTGGCTAAAGGTGGTTGGCTAATGCTATTAAGCACAGTGGTAGCAGCTGTTGGAATTGTGCTTGTGACCATTGACGGCCCTCATGAAAAG CATGTCGAGGAACTTTCTAATTATCTGCGATTTGGATTGTGGTGGATTGCCCTTGGCGTTGCATCATCTATCGGTCTTG gaTCTGGTTTGCAtacttttgttctttatttgggTCCTCACATTGCCTTGTTCACGATCAAGGCAATGCAATGTGGCCGAGTTGATTTAAAAAGTGCTCCATATGATACAATACAGCTGAAAAGAGTTCCTTCATGGCTTGGCAAAGATTGCAAGGAGTTTGGGGACCCAATGTTTCCATTCTCACATGGATTGCGGGTTCCTATTATCAGCATTTTGTTCCAGGTCCAGATAGAGGCTATTTTGTGGGGCGTTGGGACTGCACTTGGGGAGCTTCCTCCTTATTTTATCTCAAGGGCAG CACGTATATCAGGTAGCAAGTTGGAAGCCATGGAAGAATTGGATGCTTCTTTAGATGAAAATAGTGGAATCATAGCTACTCGCCTCACAGCAATCAAACATTGGCTTCTGACCCACTCTCAACATTTGAACTTCTTCACGATTTTAGTGCTTGCTTCG GTGCCAAATCCTCTATTTGACCTTGCTGGCATTATGTGTGGACAATTCGGTGTTCCATTTTGGAAGTTCTTTGCAGCAACATTGATTGGAAAAGCAATTGTTAAAACTCACATACAG ACGATTTTCATTATTTCTGTTTGCAACAATCAACTTCTTAACTGGATAGAGAATGAGTTGATCTGGGTACTCAGCCTTATACCTGGTTTCGCTCCTGCTTTGCCTCACCTCACGGCAAAACTTCATGCAATGAAGGAAAAATATATGGCACCTGCACCTCCTGCATCCTCAGATATGAAG GTCAAAAATTGGGATTTCTCATTTGCTGGAATGTGGAACACGGTTGTATGGCTCATGCTCttaaacttcttttttaaaattgtgaaTTCAACTGCACAGAGTTATCTGAAAAAACAGCAGGAAAAGGAGATAGCTGCATTGACAAATAGTGCATCAGCTTTGACACATTCAGATTAG